The stretch of DNA CAGCCTCCGACATTGATCTGGGAATAATCAAAGTGAACCAACTCCTGCAAAGGTGAAATAATATCTGTCAGGGCCCATGCTGTATTTACCCTGCCGTTATATGGTGAAGAGGTTGTTTCACACACATAGTTACCCTTTAACGACATGGACTCACCGAAATGATAATTATTACCTGTCCCATCAGTCATCTTAAAGCCCAATATGCCGGGGGCAAAATTGTTGATGCTTGTGCCAGTGGAATAGGAGGTCAGTAGCAGTGAGCTTTCATCCAGGTTTTGAATCAGTTTGTTCTTGCGATCCTTGATGATAAAACTACCGGATTCTGCCGGTAGCGAGTAACTGAACTGATCATATTCTCCGTCCAATTGCATGTCGTAACTGCAACTCGGTCGATCGCTCTCATTGGGTGGCATAAAACGGGCCACGTATTTATCCAGTTCGGTTCCTTCATTTACCCGGCTAATGGCATCACTGAAATCATCCGGCATCGTTTCCCGCTCATCAGCATAACCATACATCGTGCGGGAGATACGATACCCGGGATTAACCACCCAGCCAAGTCCCACCTGTCCCCGTTCCTGGCCCACTTTAATGCCTGAGCCGTGATAAGAAAGACTTATAGGAATGGTAAGACCTCCTTTAAGCTGAATCGTGTACAATGGGATGGAAACATCGGCAAGACCATTATACATATTCACCGGATGAGTAATGTATTTGGTAAATTCCGCTGTTACTGGAGAAGGGGGCAATACTCCAGGAGATTTTTGGCCGTAAACAGTCCTTATAGTTGCTCCCGCAACCATTAAAAGAATAATTAACCTTTTCATAAGAATCACTTTCAGCTTACTTTTCTGCTTAATTCTTTATTCTCCTGTTGCAGACTGATCACCTTCTCGAGGGAATATAACCTCGTACTTAACAAAGTCCTTTCTTTGATGGTATCAGTCGTGACACTGGTACTGTATTCTTTTACAGATGCTGATAGGTTTTGTGAAAAAACTGCGCATAGCAGTATAATCAAAAGTAGAGTAGAGTATTTCATGTATTATTAATTAAAATAAGAGCTTACAATAGTTTCATAGGTATTCAGAGCTAATTTCCAGATGTTTTCTGTTTAAGCACCTTTGAAGATTAGATCTTTATTTTTTTAAGATATTTAACCTTCATAATGATTTTGATTGCTTGAAAACAAAGGTGTTATTAGTATTGCTGATGAAACATGTTTTTGATCATGTTACCATATCTGTCAAGTTAATTAGCTGTATTATTCTCTTTTTGCGGTGTGGTTATTCTTAAGGCACGACACCTTACGGAAGAACAGTCAAAGAAATGGGTTCAAAGTAAAGGAAGAGCGTCAAATAGTTTCCTGGGAAGATATTGAAGCTTGGGATGCCGTACAGTTGCTCCTACTTGTACCTTTCAATGTGAAAATGTTACTATTCAAGGTCCTGCAGAGTTTTGTGTAAATGCACAATATTCAATTGCAAATCTGCCAAGTGATGTTAATGTTTATTGGTCTACCAACGGAAGTGTAGATGTAAAGGGAACTTCCAATCAACCGACTGTAACTCTTGAAAAAAGCTAGTGACGGTCCGGGGACTTTATTTGCATTCTTATCTAAAGCAGGATGCTCAACAACAACCTATGTTACAAAAATGTTTTAGTGCCAACATTAAATCCAACTTTAAGGTCAAATACTTTAGAGGTTGGTCAAGAGTGTTGGATTTCTATAAATAACCCAAGGCCTGATGAGGGAAATTTACATGTAACCGTTACGATTACCGATGCTTGTGGGATTACGACTACAATTAACAATACATATTACATAACTGGTCTTAATCTGACTATGTACCCAAATCCTGCTAACGAACAGATTACAATTTCTTTAATGGATGAAAACATATAATCCACCGGCATAACTTTCATAAGAAAGCATTCCAGTTGGAGCATTTCTAACATCGCTTGTCAATGTTGTTGTAATAGGAATTAACCAAAGAAGTTTTTTGGTGTAGGTCACTTTGTTATAATATACTTGGTTGCCTCCACCATCTGCGGTGGCATACAATTGCATATCCGCTTTTATTTCACTCCTTCCCGGCAGTACACCTAATACTAATGAGGGTTGCCCTGTAAGAAATCCAATAGCCGGAAATAATGGAGGTACTACTGTTCCTATTAAATCACTTAAAAAAGTAGTGTTTGCTTTCCCTGCATAGTAGACTAAGGAACTTCCTGGTACTGATGCTTGAGGCGTTGCACATTCTGCACCATTGCTAACAGCAATCATTTTGAATGGAATCCCTGTTACTCCGGCAGGATAACCATAGTTTTTTAATTCTAATTGGCCAAGCATCATGAAATGAGTTATCAACTACACCTTTAAAATCAACATAGTTGATCAACATTTGTCTTGCAGCCGGAGTACTTGCAATCTCCATTTTTTGCTTTAACCCAGGTCTACCTGCCAACCAAAGAATACTTTCGACTGCTATAGCGATAGGGGTTCTTATATACAGACTTTTTGCATGATTGGCTAAATATTGGTAAGCCAATGGAACGCTTGCACCCTGGTGTGGAGAATCAAAACTAATGTACAATTTGGTTTGATGATTCTCCCCACTATTTTCCATTCCTTTTAATGCATACCTTGCTACTAATCCACCCATACTAATACCTAGAACTATGTTTGGATTTGTACTTCCTGATTGTGCTTTTCGAAGATTCACCTCCCTAATTGCCTGTTTTAAAACAATTGCGTTATTTTTAATATCATCAGTACCATTTATCCAATCAATATAAACAATATCATACTTCTGTATATCTACTAAATCGGTCTTAAGGTTACTAGCTGGTATACCGTCTTTGAATGTAACAATATTTGTTATGCCGTATTTTTTATTGGGCATCAGAATATTCGCTGGATCAAATCCTTCAGCAACTATAAGAGGTTTTTGCAATCCAAGAGCAGGAGAAGCATATGCAATTGTCATATATCCACTATATGTTTTCCCTGATTCGGTTACATTAATTGGAAGTGTAACACTTGATGGATAAGATTCAACTACAGAGATTTGTATTTCAATTTTTGATCTTGAATACAATGTTGTCCCATCGGTTAAGTTTAATTTAAATTTGATCTCCTTTACACCAAAATTTGAGTATGTAACCGAAATATTTTGGCCTATGGTTACAGTTCGATATCCAAGGCCATCACCTGCATCAAATTGTAAATTATTCACCAGTGAAGCTACATTTGTGAACCAGAGATTTGATGGCATTGTAAATATTTGTGCTTTACCCTCAAACCCATCACTTACAGTGCTAATAGCAAAAACCTTCTGTTTGTCATAAGGATCCTGCCATGTACCTGAAACATACTTATCATAAACTTGATTATTTATCACTTGCACTTTACCACTTTGCAAAGCATCATCTTTAAATTTTGAATACCCGTAAAACAATCCGTTTAAAATAATTTTACCCGGCTGTGATAAAGACATGCCTTGGTCGTATACACTAGAAAGATCAGTAAAAGTTGGCGCACTTGAGCTGATTTTGGCAGAAACCAATGTATTATAAATTGAGCCAAAGACACTTCCGTCGACATAATTACTGTCGGTTAGAGCAACACCATTATAGTTTTGAAGATCTGTTTGTTCTAGGGCAATATCTTTGAGTAGACCATATGGCACCCTGCTTACTTCAAGATGAGAAAAAACCTGTTGCATCTGTAAAGCAAAATCTGTATTTACTGAATCAACAGTTGCCTTTATTGCACTTAAAGAAGTAGTAATATTGCCATAATTTGAGCCATTACCCTCAGAAACAACATAGTAATCACCGGCTGGAAGTTCCTTTTGTAAAGAGGCTGCTTGTCCGGAACAAAGAGGCCCATTATCATTATTAGAGCTTATTAATGTTCCTGAAGAATTTAATAAATAAACATAAGTGTCGAAAGTGGTACCGCAATGACTAATTTTTACTAAAGCATTGCTGGGTATTGTAAATTTATAATAAATATCATCACTTAGTTGACCAAAATCATTTGCATAGCCATTTGTGGGATTATTGTTTTTAGTATCGGAATATGAAGCTCCTAATATTAGAGTTCCGACATTAATTGGGTTACTTAAGTTTTTGCCTTGCCCAAATGCGTTAAATGATTGAACAAATAGAATAAAGCAAACTAAAAAATAGGTAGGTATTTTTCTTTTCATATGGTTTTTTAATAACTATTTCACATATTTCATATCAAATCTTCCATCTCTTATTTCAACCTTTTCTCCTTCAGATGAAATTGCGTCAAACCAAAATGTTCCAGAAACTATTTGTTTCTCCTTATCCATCTTAATAATCTTTAATTCGCCTGTAACAGTTGAGTTTGTTGAATATGAAATCTCTTTTTCTAAGCATCCTGGATAATGAACATATTCGGCATTCATTTTTCCATCTTCATTTGTATCAAGTTTATAGGTTTTATTTTCTTCCACTTGGATTAAATTGCCATTGATATCAATTGAAGTAATCTCGCATTCCTTATCGGACTCTCTTGAAGCAGACACATTAAAAAAGAAACCAAAACTGTCTGGATTAGATATAAATTGATAAGTTGCCGTGGTGGCTGGACTGCCCGCAAAAGGGTTTTTCTTAGGTAAAAAAATCCTACCGTTGACAAGACAGCCGAATGTTCCTTTTCCTTCTTGGGTTATAGGAGGAAGTGTTGATACATCCTGCTTTTCCTTTTTACAGGATATAAAGGTAAATAGTAGAAGGATGATTGATAGATGTTTTCTCATTGTTAAATTAAATAATTAATAGTTTACAAAGAATATAAAAGCCTATTACGTGTTAGTAAACTAAATGTTAACTAAAAGTAAATTTGACAAAAAGCCTAATCAATGCCTAAATTGACTAGGCCTCATATCTATGCCGTATTTAGTGGCATTAAAAATTTAAAAATTATTGGCTCTCTTTCTATTTATTATATACTTAGTAATTGAAGGGCTAAAGGAAAGCCTGTAACATATTTCTCTTTAGTTGAAGGTCTTATCTTAACCCCAAAGTCTTAAACCTGAACGCTTCTTATAAACTCAAATGACTTGAACCACCCTTTATTGACCCTGTAATTATTAAAATTCCTTTCAAGTGTTCAAACAATTTCTCATCAGGGCTATAACTTCAGCATTTGACCAATATCAATTTTACTATAAAAAATTGATCCTCCTATCTTCTTATAAGGTAGCTTCCTTGTTTTGCGTAGAGTTTGCAATATACCTGGAGATATCTTCAATAATTTACAAACCTCCCAGCTTTTTAAATACTCGGATTGTAAAATCGTGCCACTGGACAATAATTTCCTCACTTCTTCCAACAGTTCTTTTTTGAATTCATTTAGATCTTCTTTTGTGATTATTTCTATTTGCATATCTAGATTTTTTCTTTACAATCTATCAGTTAGTAAGCATTCTGGTTATATATGTCTACCCTTGTATTGCATTATTATCGCAACACTCGAAGTATTGAGTTATTGTTAGGCTCGAATTTCTTTTGCAAGTTTTTCATATCTCTTTTAATCTTCATCTCTTTCACCTTAGAATAGGATTGAGTTGTACGTATTGACTTATGCCCAAGCATATCACTCACTGTTTCAATTGGAACATCATTATTTAATGTTACTGTTGTTGCAAACGTATGTCTTGCTATATGAGTTGTAAGTCCAAACGAGAAGTCAAGAAACTCTGTGATTTTCTTTAGGCTTCGATTATATACCTGATTGGAAGGAACCGGAAGACAAACCTTCTTTCTTATACATTTAGGGTAATCTTTATATAGTTTAAGTATGGCAATTGCTTTAGGAAGCATTAAGATAGACATTCTTTTTTCTGAATACCGCTTAGTTTTCTTTCGAACAATTTTAAGCCATTGATCATTGTCAGAATCAAATTCAATATGAGAAGGTGTTAAGGCTTTAATTTCCATATAGGCAAGACCAGTATAACAACTAAAAACAAATAGATCACGAATCGTATTAAGTTGTTCATTTTTGAAATCAGTATTCTCTAATTTAGAAAGCTCTTTTTCATCTAAACACTGATGTTCTCGCATTATAATATTCTTTTCATAAAAAGAACATGGATTAATAATTAACCATTGCTTCTTAAGAGCTAGCCCTAAAATCCGGTTAAATCTATCAATATGTTTAATTACTGTATTGTTACTACATCTCCGCTGCTTGGGATCAGGTTTCCTTTTTAACAGGTAACTTTCAAATTGAGCTATGAAATTAAAATCAATGGAGGTTAACCGAATATCATCCGTTTTAAGTTTTAATGTCATAAACTCTTTGAGATACCGATCTGTTGTCCTGTAATTTTTTAAAGAGCCTTCTTCTAGTTTAGAGGTAAATAGTTCAAAGAAGTCATTCAACAGTTCCAAAAGCATTGGTTCACCATTGATAGTTCCAAGAATACGACCTTTTAATATATCAGCATTAAACGGCTTCTTGTTGTCCAATATTTCCTTATGAATTGCAGCTGCATCAAATTTGACTTTATCGATATAGGAATTTATATCAATTGCTTGTTGAGAACTACCTTTAACATAACCTACCTTCTGATCCCATTTCGATATATCAATCTCTCTTTTTAGCGAAAATTCCTTTCTTACACTCCCTACTGAGATACGGCAATAGATCAATCCTTTGTTGACGCTATTAACAGAAGAACGGATCAAAAATTTTAAAGAATAGTTTCTCATCACAAATCACATTAAAATGAAACAATTCGCTTTAAAAGGCGATTTAACTCACTGATTTTCAAATAAAATGAGACAAATGGATACAAGTTTAATTAATTGATTAACAATTACTTAAATATATCATTTAATCAATTTATTAAACATAAATCAACTCACCAATAGCTCACCAGAAATTTGATTTGTTTTGATTTTAGATGATAGGAGAAAAAGAAAAAACCCTCTAAATCATATAATTTAGAGGGTTTTGACTTTGCTTGTTAAGCTTGTGGTCGGGGTGGTAGAATTCGAATCTAAGTCCACATATCCTGTTCAACATTATATAAGTAAAAAATCAAAAACTTTTCGTTGTTTTAGGATTTCTTATTATAATTCTAATTGTTTAAAGCATGTAATAAGTATATAATTAAAAAACAACCCGAGTATACAACTCGTTGTGATATCACCAACAACTTATGCCTCAAATTAACCCCATAAGAAGCTTATATTATGGGCAATACTACCGCTAAAAATATAACACCAGAACTAGCTGTTCAAATTCTAAAAAAATACGGCACTGAAATAACAATTGAAGAAGCCAAATTAGTTTTGCATATCCTAAATAAATTAGCAAACTTAGCTATAAATCAAATATCTATTTATGAAAACGGCTGATTTATATATTAGAGTAAGCACAGATGAACAAGCTGATAAAGGTTATTCGCTTCGCAGCCAGGAAGACACTTTACTGAAATACTGTGAACTCAATTCTATAAAAATTCGTAATATAATTTCTGAAGACCATTCAGCAAAAACGTTCATTCGCCCGGAGTGGACCAAACTTTTAGTCAATCTCAAAAAAAATAAAGGCAAAACTGATTTGATATTATTTACAAAATGGGATCGCTTTAGCCGAAATGCAAGTGATGCTTATCTTATGATTAGTGCACTTCGCAAATTAGGAGTGGAACCTATGGCAATTGAACAACCATTGGATACAACAATTCCTGAAAACAAAATGATGCTTGCCGTTTACTTAACTGCACCTGAAATTGAAAATGACCGTAGGGCCTTAAATACCTTTTATGGAATAAGACAGGCAAAAAAAGAAGGTCGCTGGATGGGAATTGCACCGATAGGTTACGTGAACAAAACTTATGAAAATGGAAAAAAATATATTGCATTAATTGAACCTCAAGCTTCAATAATGCGATGGGTATTTGAAGAAATTGCACAAGGGATATATTCTTCAGAACAAATCTTAAAAATGGCAAGAGAAAAAGGATTAATCTGTAGTAAAAATAATTTTTATACAGCAATCAAAAACCCTTGCTACTGTGGAAAGATAACCTTAGCAAAATTTAAAGATGAGGAGGCTCGTTTAATCCAAGGTCAGCATGAATCA from Solitalea canadensis DSM 3403 encodes:
- a CDS encoding PPC domain-containing protein, which produces MKRKIPTYFLVCFILFVQSFNAFGQGKNLSNPINVGTLILGASYSDTKNNNPTNGYANDFGQLSDDIYYKFTIPSNALVKISHCGTTFDTYVYLLNSSGTLISSNNDNGPLCSGQAASLQKELPAGDYYVVSEGNGSNYGNITTSLSAIKATVDSVNTDFALQMQQVFSHLEVSRVPYGLLKDIALEQTDLQNYNGVALTDSNYVDGSVFGSIYNTLVSAKISSSAPTFTDLSSVYDQGMSLSQPGKIILNGLFYGYSKFKDDALQSGKVQVINNQVYDKYVSGTWQDPYDKQKVFAISTVSDGFEGKAQIFTMPSNLWFTNVASLVNNLQFDAGDGLGYRTVTIGQNISVTYSNFGVKEIKFKLNLTDGTTLYSRSKIEIQISVVESYPSSVTLPINVTESGKTYSGYMTIAYASPALGLQKPLIVAEGFDPANILMPNKKYGITNIVTFKDGIPASNLKTDLVDIQKYDIVYIDWINGTDDIKNNAIVLKQAIREVNLRKAQSGSTNPNIVLGISMGGLVARYALKGMENSGENHQTKLYISFDSPHQGASVPLAYQYLANHAKSLYIRTPIAIAVESILWLAGRPGLKQKMEIASTPAARQMLINYVDFKGVVDNSFHDAWPIRIKKLWLSCRSNRDSIQNDCC
- a CDS encoding DUF6252 family protein, whose translation is MRKHLSIILLLFTFISCKKEKQDVSTLPPITQEGKGTFGCLVNGRIFLPKKNPFAGSPATTATYQFISNPDSFGFFFNVSASRESDKECEITSIDINGNLIQVEENKTYKLDTNEDGKMNAEYVHYPGCLEKEISYSTNSTVTGELKIIKMDKEKQIVSGTFWFDAISSEGEKVEIRDGRFDMKYVK
- a CDS encoding helix-turn-helix domain-containing protein, producing the protein MQIEIITKEDLNEFKKELLEEVRKLLSSGTILQSEYLKSWEVCKLLKISPGILQTLRKTRKLPYKKIGGSIFYSKIDIGQMLKL
- a CDS encoding site-specific integrase — protein: MRNYSLKFLIRSSVNSVNKGLIYCRISVGSVRKEFSLKREIDISKWDQKVGYVKGSSQQAIDINSYIDKVKFDAAAIHKEILDNKKPFNADILKGRILGTINGEPMLLELLNDFFELFTSKLEEGSLKNYRTTDRYLKEFMTLKLKTDDIRLTSIDFNFIAQFESYLLKRKPDPKQRRCSNNTVIKHIDRFNRILGLALKKQWLIINPCSFYEKNIIMREHQCLDEKELSKLENTDFKNEQLNTIRDLFVFSCYTGLAYMEIKALTPSHIEFDSDNDQWLKIVRKKTKRYSEKRMSILMLPKAIAILKLYKDYPKCIRKKVCLPVPSNQVYNRSLKKITEFLDFSFGLTTHIARHTFATTVTLNNDVPIETVSDMLGHKSIRTTQSYSKVKEMKIKRDMKNLQKKFEPNNNSILRVLR
- a CDS encoding recombinase family protein, which encodes MKTADLYIRVSTDEQADKGYSLRSQEDTLLKYCELNSIKIRNIISEDHSAKTFIRPEWTKLLVNLKKNKGKTDLILFTKWDRFSRNASDAYLMISALRKLGVEPMAIEQPLDTTIPENKMMLAVYLTAPEIENDRRALNTFYGIRQAKKEGRWMGIAPIGYVNKTYENGKKYIALIEPQASIMRWVFEEIAQGIYSSEQILKMAREKGLICSKNNFYTAIKNPCYCGKITLAKFKDEEARLIQGQHESLISESLFYKVQDILMGRKKQYGTPVVSPEMLPLRGFLKCPKCTRMLTGSASKGRNKYFYYYHCTSSCGCRFRADLVNQSFIDNLKNFIPRPGMIELYKGVIIDQFNNKTKFSKDERRKIVVLIEAQNNRLSKARELLLVNDIDPTDYRLIKKECEEKIIRLEAQLNNLTLDPLHKNDLNLLLEKVALNLSKLDIIYTNSNSEAKRMIIGSIYPEKLTFDGFQHRTTYVNEAISEQEQKLWSLG